The Pedobacter roseus genome contains a region encoding:
- a CDS encoding response regulator, producing MKRVLVVDDDPDVLEVFQEVLETEHYKVYPLLSPRHIFKTIRDFAPDLIILDIMLNGMDGRAVFKELRLNPETEGIPVIMASARYDEDYIASQKYHPDDYLEKPFNMADLLQKVNALILN from the coding sequence TTGAAAAGAGTATTGGTTGTGGATGATGATCCTGATGTATTAGAAGTTTTTCAGGAAGTTTTAGAAACCGAACATTATAAAGTTTACCCCTTGTTATCGCCAAGGCATATTTTTAAAACCATTAGGGATTTTGCACCAGACCTGATTATACTCGACATTATGTTAAATGGAATGGATGGACGTGCCGTATTTAAAGAGCTAAGATTAAACCCTGAAACAGAGGGCATTCCAGTTATTATGGCTTCCGCAAGGTATGACGAAGATTATATTGCATCCCAAAAATATCATCCCGATGATTATTTAGAAAAACCATTTAATATGGCCGATTTACTACAGAAAGTAAATGCCTTAATCTTAAATTAA
- a CDS encoding LytR/AlgR family response regulator transcription factor, producing the protein MSISCIAIDDDHHALESLIEYVDKLPDLKLIQTFTEPLQALAEISASSPVDIIFMDVEMPSLSGIELAGLLRQKTKYLVFTTAHARYAIDAFKVEADAYLLKPYSILHFTKMINNLYPTGKDTTNVFSASDEYFFYIPLQGENGDLVRIDLNELIAVEELEEDIRFKTTQNTFFSSRSNFTKTLKMLKKHSAFIQISSTVVIAKQHIKSVLDNKILLSEETSFILSETHTEHFADFLKNNLPQEKSKPDPII; encoded by the coding sequence ATGTCAATAAGTTGCATCGCTATTGATGACGACCATCACGCTCTCGAAAGCTTAATTGAGTATGTAGATAAGTTGCCGGATTTAAAACTTATTCAAACTTTTACCGAACCACTCCAGGCTCTCGCAGAGATATCTGCGTCTAGCCCTGTTGATATTATTTTTATGGATGTAGAAATGCCTTCGCTTTCGGGCATTGAACTGGCTGGCTTATTAAGACAAAAAACAAAATACCTGGTTTTTACCACCGCACATGCGCGTTATGCCATTGATGCTTTTAAGGTTGAGGCTGACGCCTACCTACTTAAGCCCTACTCAATTCTTCATTTTACCAAAATGATCAATAACCTTTACCCTACCGGTAAAGATACTACTAATGTTTTTTCGGCAAGTGACGAATATTTCTTTTATATCCCTTTGCAGGGAGAAAACGGAGATTTGGTAAGAATTGATCTGAATGAACTGATTGCAGTGGAGGAACTTGAAGAAGATATCCGGTTTAAAACCACACAAAATACATTTTTCAGCTCCAGATCGAATTTTACCAAAACTTTAAAGATGCTGAAGAAACATTCGGCATTTATCCAGATCAGCTCAACAGTAGTTATTGCAAAACAGCACATTAAAAGCGTACTGGATAATAAAATCCTGTTATCAGAAGAAACATCCTTTATCCTTTCCGAAACCCACACGGAACATTTTGCTGATTTTTTAAAAAATAATTTACCTCAGGAAAAATCAAAACCAGACCCCATCATTTAA
- a CDS encoding LytR/AlgR family response regulator transcription factor, translating to MKLKCIIIDDDPHAVNGIKAYIDNLANIQLVQSYTDPLQALNEITAGEHVDIIFIDVDMPKISGLELSKAIRHKTDKLIFTTSHSKYAYEAFEMYASAYLLKPYTFARFAETINHLFPHRPSIHNITVKQEDDYFFVRNKSEKNNLIKVRYADIVAIESLQNYVRIFTLNETIVSYIALSEIKIILKDYQNFAQAHRSFIIAKNYIEKVEGNTLKMINDLTINIGNNYRDTIQEYIKEKTIKTNRS from the coding sequence ATGAAACTAAAATGCATCATAATCGATGACGACCCCCATGCCGTCAACGGGATAAAAGCGTATATTGATAATCTCGCAAACATACAGCTCGTACAATCGTACACCGACCCACTACAGGCTTTGAACGAAATCACGGCTGGCGAACACGTTGATATTATTTTTATCGACGTAGATATGCCCAAAATTTCGGGTCTTGAATTATCTAAAGCCATTCGGCATAAAACCGATAAACTGATATTTACTACTTCGCATTCTAAATATGCTTACGAAGCTTTTGAAATGTATGCAAGTGCCTATTTATTAAAGCCATATACTTTTGCCCGTTTTGCCGAAACCATTAACCATCTTTTCCCCCACAGACCCAGCATACACAATATAACGGTAAAACAAGAAGATGATTATTTTTTTGTACGCAACAAAAGTGAGAAGAATAACCTCATCAAGGTAAGGTATGCTGATATTGTGGCTATAGAGAGCCTTCAGAATTATGTTAGGATTTTCACCCTTAACGAAACGATCGTATCCTACATTGCGCTATCAGAGATCAAGATTATTTTAAAAGATTATCAGAATTTTGCGCAGGCACACCGTTCGTTTATCATTGCCAAAAATTACATCGAGAAAGTAGAAGGCAATACCCTTAAAATGATTAACGACCTGACCATCAATATTGGAAATAATTACCGTGATACCATTCAGGAGTACATCAAAGAAAAAACGATTAAAACTAATCGTTCTTAA
- a CDS encoding sensor histidine kinase, giving the protein MNATNDSVKEKKSQLLAWLISKKIHIIVWIIFIFYESIIVGLINGKFSRLPPYILYYTLNIITFYVHAHVVLAIGFKNPKQTVWKLPLAVILEIVAYVMIAVLLDYTIIHYTAYNGSRKIELNLQYFSAPLYRCVYFMCFSTGYYFLMRYIKERKKTEELEKQRLYNLIQISRSENAFLKAQIQPHLLFNTLDFIYQNARESSPVAAEAIHSLSEMMRYSVDSNKDREFILLGEEINQVENLINLHQLRNDHNIRLRFWYDDEIRKLQIIPMVLITLVENIFKHGELTTESHPAEVSLKTEDNYLIIQTSNLIKAVKNNSGLSAGMENIKKRLDYTYGQNAAFEYFSNADRYFRVMLKIKLTVST; this is encoded by the coding sequence ATGAATGCAACAAACGATAGCGTAAAAGAAAAAAAAAGCCAATTATTAGCATGGCTGATTAGTAAAAAGATCCATATCATCGTTTGGATCATCTTTATCTTTTACGAATCTATTATTGTAGGCCTCATTAACGGGAAATTTAGCCGCTTACCGCCTTACATTCTATATTATACACTCAATATTATTACTTTTTATGTGCATGCCCATGTAGTACTGGCCATAGGTTTTAAAAACCCAAAACAGACGGTATGGAAATTGCCTTTAGCGGTAATCCTCGAAATTGTGGCTTATGTCATGATTGCTGTTTTGCTCGATTATACCATTATTCACTATACAGCCTATAACGGTTCCAGGAAGATTGAGCTCAACCTGCAGTATTTTTCAGCCCCATTGTACCGCTGCGTATATTTTATGTGTTTCTCTACAGGTTATTACTTTTTGATGCGTTATATTAAGGAGCGAAAAAAAACAGAAGAACTGGAAAAACAACGTTTATATAACCTCATCCAGATCTCCCGTTCAGAAAATGCTTTTCTAAAAGCGCAGATTCAGCCTCATCTGTTATTTAATACACTTGATTTTATTTACCAGAATGCCCGCGAATCTTCTCCTGTTGCTGCTGAAGCCATCCATTCGCTCTCAGAAATGATGCGTTATTCTGTAGACAGCAATAAAGACCGTGAATTTATATTATTGGGAGAAGAAATTAACCAGGTTGAAAACCTGATTAACTTACACCAGCTCCGTAACGACCATAATATCAGGCTTCGCTTTTGGTACGATGATGAGATCAGAAAGCTGCAGATCATTCCGATGGTACTCATTACTTTGGTAGAGAACATCTTTAAACACGGAGAGTTAACAACAGAATCTCATCCGGCAGAAGTGAGTTTAAAAACGGAAGACAACTACCTGATTATCCAGACATCCAATTTAATTAAGGCTGTTAAAAACAATTCTGGTTTAAGTGCCGGAATGGAAAATATAAAAAAGCGTTTAGATTATACCTATGGCCAAAATGCAGCGTTTGAATATTTTAGTAATGCTGATCGTTACTTTAGGGTAATGTTAAAAATAAAGCTTACTGTAAGCACTTAG